The proteins below come from a single Gossypium raimondii isolate GPD5lz chromosome 2, ASM2569854v1, whole genome shotgun sequence genomic window:
- the LOC105789084 gene encoding mitochondrial dicarboxylate/tricarboxylate transporter DTC gives MAEEKKAQSAGVWPTVKPFVNGGASGMLATCVIQPIDMVKVRIQLGQGSAATVTKNMLREEGVGAFYKGLSAGLLRQATYTTARLGSFKMLTNKAIEANDGKPLPLYQKALCGLTAGAIGACFGSPADLALIRMQADATLPVAQRRNYTNAFHALYRIVADEGVLALWKGAGPTVVRAMALNMGMLASYDQSVEFCKDSLGLGEAATVLGASTVSGFFAAACSLPFDYVKTQIQKMQPDASGKYPYSGSLDCAMKTLKAGGPFKFYTGFPVYCVRIAPHVMMTWIFLNQIQKAEKKIGL, from the exons ATGGCGGAGGAGAAGAAGGCTCAATCTGCTGGGGTTTGGCCTACGGTTAAACCTTTTGTCAATGGTGGTGCCTCTGGTATGCTTGCTACCTGTGTCATCCAACCCATCGATATGGTCAAG GTAAGAATCCAACTGGGTCAAGGATCGGCAGCAACTGTTACCAAGAACATGCTTAGGGAGGAGGGTGTTGGAGCCTTTTACAAG GGTCTATCAGCAGGACTGCTCAGGCAAGCTACATACACTACTGCTCGATTGGGATCATTCAA AATGTTGACAAACAAAGCAATTGAAGCCAATGATGGGAAGCCCTTACCTCTATATCAGAAGGCTTTGTGTGGTCTGACTGCTGGTGCTATTGGAGCCTGTTTTGGCAGCCCGGCTGATTTGGCACTTATTCGTATGCAGGCTGATGCTACTTTGCCTGTTGCTCAGCGCAGAAATTACACCAATGCATTCCATGCACTCTATCGTATTGTTGCGGATGAAGGGGTTTTGGCACTTTGGAAAGGTGCAGGCCCCACCGTAGTCAGAGCCATGGCATTGAACATGGGAATGCTTGCCTCTTATGATCAAAGTGTTGAGTTTTGCAAGGATTCGCTTGGCTTAGGAGAAGCTGCTACAGTGCTAG GTGCAAGTACTGTTTCGGGTTTCTTTGCTGCTGCTTGCAGTTTGCCTTTTGATTATGTCAAAACACAAATTCAGAAAATGCAACCTGACGCTTCGGGAAAGTATCCATATAGCGGCTCTTTGGACTGTGCCATGAAAACCCTCAAGGCTGGAGGACCATTCAAATTTTACACCGGGTTCCCTGTATATTGTGTTAGGATTGCTCCGCACGTCATG ATGACTTGGATATTCCTCAACCAGATTCAGAAGGCAGAGAAAAAAATAGGGTTGTAG
- the LOC105789898 gene encoding uncharacterized protein LOC105789898 produces the protein MCLVLLCGKEERVLGRMEAPGFCPHCGGKVEAVDVERRWRLCFLPICFKIKRNYSCTICARRLVLYY, from the coding sequence atgtgttTGGTATTGTTGTGTGGTAAAGAAGAGAGGGTTTTGGGAAGAATGGAAGCTCCTGGGTTTTGTCCGCACTGTGGGGGCAAAGTGGAGGCCGTCGATGTTGAGAGGCGATGGAGGTTATGTTTCTTGCCCATTTGCTTCAAGATCAAGAGAAATTATTCATGCACCATATGTGCCAGGCGTTTGGTCTTGTATTACTAg
- the LOC105789085 gene encoding oxysterol-binding protein-related protein 4C produces the protein MLRRSENEIKIVLTRPLSLNGELEADYKAPNLIHRILSLFKNVRPGSDLTHFKLPPQFNVPKSHLQCYGETVYCNGSDMLRRCNQANNSLDRFMSVVAWSISTLRPLMFGVAPYNPILGETHHVSRATLNVLLEQISHHPPVSALHATDEEHDIELVWCHQCVPNFNGAWVETEVRGKRQLKLLSRGETYEMNSPNLLIKFLPLAGVDWTGNVTISCKENGLEAELRYGPKSFFGLRGSHRSVKGKVYETATKRTLFQLNGHWDRTVTAKDNNSGKSRVIYNADEVFSGLKTPVVNDLKGVRPTESAAVWSELSEAIMSQNWEKAKEAKNAVEGKQREVLRERELKGTPWVPQHFSVTYTKDGGWECSPIQQWVPPAPIVLPLS, from the exons TTAAGAAGAAGcgagaatgaaataaaaatagttctTACAAGACCATTATCATTAAATGGTGAACTCGAAGCTGATTACAAGGCGCCCAATTTGATCCACAGGATATTAAGTCTTTTCAAGAATGTACGTCCAGGCTCAGATCTCACTCATTTTAAG CTGCCGCCTCAGTTCAACGTTCCCAAGTCACATCTTCAATGTTATGGAGAAACAGTGTACTGCAACGGCAGTGACATGTTGAGGCGATGTAACCAGGCCAACAATTCCCTCGACAGATTCATGTCGGTTGTGGCTTGGAGCATTTCCACGTTACGCCCTCTCATGTTTGGGGTTGCCCCTTACAATCCCATCCTCGGTGAGACTCATCACGTCTCAAGGGCTACTCTCAACGTCCTCCTCGAACAG ATTTCTCATCACCCCCCAGTTTCTGCTCTCCATGCAACCGATGAGGAACACGATATTGAACTCGTTTGGTGTCACCAATGTGTCCCCAACTTCAATG GTGCGTGGGTGGAAACTGAGGTGCGAGGAAAGAGGCAACTTAAGCTACTGAGTCGAGGAGAAACATATGAAATGAACTCTCCCAACCTCTTGATAAAATTTCTGCCACTGGCAGGAGTGGATTGGACTGGAAACGTTACAATCAGCTGCAAAGAAAACGGGCTTGAAGCTGAATTACGATATGGACCCAAGTCCTTTTTTGGTCTTAGAGGAAGTCATAGATCAGTTAAAGGAAAGGTCTATGAAACAGCAACCAAGAGGACCCTTTTCCAACTTAATGGTCATTGGGATAG AACGGTGACAGCGAAGGACAATAATAGTGGGAAGTCGAGGGTGATATACAATGCAGATGAAGTATTTTCAGGGCTGAAAACCCCTGTCGTTAACGATCTGAAG GGAGTGAGGCCAACAGAATCGGCAGCAGTGTGGAGTGAGCTAAGCGAGGCCATAATGAGCCAAAATTGGGAGAAAGCAAAAGAAGCGAAGAACGCGGTGGAGGGAAAGCAGAGGGAGGTCTTGAGAGAAAGGGAGTTGAAAGGAACACCATGGGTTCCCCAGCATTTCAGTGTGACTTACACCAAAGATGGTGGTTGGGAATGTTCACCTATTCAACAATGGGTTCCACCTGCTCCAATTGTTCTTCCTCTTTCATAG
- the LOC128034577 gene encoding uncharacterized protein LOC128034577, giving the protein MGFRFCAAVALNQSASSDPVKGSAIADFLASKALEDYEPLSFDFPNEDLLYVAAIEENPQEDHSWKLNFDGALNAVGNGIGAVLMSPNGDYYPFTYKLDFDCTNNMAEYEACIMGIRAAIERRIKVLEVYGDSALEFEDITFCYLPRDENQMADALATLASMIKVNRHEDMKPIQMSIYEDPAHCYNIEEGEIDDSPWY; this is encoded by the exons ATGG ggtttcgttTCTGCGCCGCCGTCGCCCTTAACCAATCGGCCAGTTCGGATCCTGTAAAAGGGAGCGCAATAGCTGACTTTCTGGCTAGCAAGGCTTTGGAAGATTACGAACCGTTAAGCTTTGATTTTCCGAATGAGGACTTGTTGTATGTAGCCGCTATTGAAGAAAATCCCCAAGAGGATCACAGTTGGAAgctaaactttgatggagcctTGAACGCTGTGggcaatggaattggggcagtcttgaTGTCCCCGAATGGTGATTATTATCCCTTCACTtacaaattggattttgattgtacaaaCAACATGGCGGAATACGAAGCATGCATTATGGGTATTCGTGCAGCCATAGAGCGAAGAATCAAAGTGCTAGAGGTCTATGGAGATTCAGCATTG GAGTTTGAGGATATCACTTTTtgctatctcccacgagatgagaACCAGATGGCCGATGCACTAGCTACTTTAGCCTCCATGATCAAGGTGAACAGACATGAGGATATGAAGCCTATCCAAATGAGTATCTATGAAGACCCGGCTCATTGTTacaatattgaagaaggagaaaTCGATGATAGTCCTTGGTATTAA